One Nonomuraea angiospora DNA segment encodes these proteins:
- a CDS encoding SRPBCC family protein: protein MPQTTLRSVFHVPAPPSAVLAHLGEPSNYVGLSPLVVAVRDVRRTPGESRFVSVERFHFFGFVKYDNLIEVTLRAAGDTVEGEVRSPGGVWLDFRFALAADGEGTQVEDVLTVRATMRPLLWYAARKAREVQLARGDILAGRAATML, encoded by the coding sequence ATGCCGCAGACCACGCTCCGCAGCGTCTTCCACGTCCCTGCCCCGCCGTCCGCGGTGCTCGCGCACCTTGGCGAACCCTCGAACTACGTCGGCCTGTCACCGCTCGTGGTGGCGGTACGCGACGTGCGCAGGACGCCCGGCGAGTCCCGGTTCGTGTCCGTGGAGCGGTTCCACTTCTTCGGCTTCGTGAAGTACGACAACCTGATCGAGGTGACGCTGCGCGCCGCCGGCGACACGGTTGAGGGCGAGGTGCGCAGCCCCGGCGGGGTGTGGCTCGACTTCCGGTTCGCCCTGGCCGCGGACGGCGAGGGGACCCAGGTCGAGGACGTGCTGACGGTGCGCGCGACGATGCGGCCGCTGCTGTGGTACGCGGCCCGCAAGGCCCGCGAGGTGCAGCTCGCCCGCGGGGACATCCTCGCCGGACGTGCCGCGACCATGCTGTGA
- a CDS encoding NAD(P)-dependent alcohol dehydrogenase yields the protein MTMRAARMHGYKQPLRIDEVPVPEPGPGEVLIKVAATGMCRSDYQLIDGYFPSKLVFPYIPGHEVAGHVAQVGAGVPASAGLSEGDLVVVDPAWGDGTCRQCHEGNEQLCTGSGGWIGFGPPGGFAEYVTAPSRHLVRIDPDLDLQPQYLAPLVDAGLTPYRGMKKLQAAGRLGGGRTVIVSGIGGLGGYGVQYARLLGGGATVVAFARSDDKLAVARENGADHTVNTRGKTSDQVRAELTELTGRGEADAVLDCSGAPESLALNASLLAYEGALVSVGLMGQSAEMPLFPFVSGERTFSGSFWGNYNDLTEVLALAGQGRIKHTVTPVKLDDINDRLDALARGDVIGRQVVVFD from the coding sequence ATGACCATGCGCGCAGCCCGGATGCACGGCTACAAGCAGCCGTTGCGGATCGACGAGGTTCCGGTTCCCGAGCCGGGTCCGGGTGAGGTTCTCATCAAGGTCGCGGCCACGGGCATGTGCCGCAGCGACTATCAGCTCATCGACGGCTACTTCCCATCGAAGCTCGTGTTCCCTTACATTCCGGGCCATGAGGTCGCGGGTCACGTCGCGCAGGTGGGTGCTGGCGTGCCGGCGTCGGCCGGTCTGTCGGAGGGGGATCTGGTGGTCGTGGATCCCGCCTGGGGGGATGGGACCTGCCGGCAGTGTCATGAGGGCAACGAGCAGCTGTGCACGGGGAGCGGGGGGTGGATCGGGTTCGGGCCGCCCGGAGGGTTCGCCGAATACGTCACGGCTCCCAGCCGCCACCTGGTCCGGATCGATCCGGACCTCGATCTGCAGCCTCAGTACCTCGCGCCGCTGGTGGATGCCGGGCTGACTCCGTACCGGGGGATGAAGAAGCTGCAAGCGGCGGGGAGGCTGGGAGGCGGGCGCACGGTCATCGTCAGTGGGATCGGCGGGCTCGGCGGCTACGGTGTGCAGTATGCGCGGCTGCTCGGTGGTGGGGCGACCGTCGTGGCGTTCGCCCGCAGCGATGACAAGCTCGCCGTGGCGAGGGAGAACGGCGCCGACCACACGGTCAACACGCGCGGCAAGACGAGTGATCAGGTGCGGGCCGAGCTTACGGAGCTGACAGGCCGGGGAGAGGCCGATGCCGTTCTGGACTGTTCCGGAGCTCCGGAGTCGCTGGCCCTGAACGCTTCGCTCCTGGCTTATGAGGGGGCTCTGGTGTCGGTGGGCCTGATGGGCCAGAGCGCGGAGATGCCGCTGTTTCCGTTCGTGTCCGGCGAAAGGACCTTCTCCGGGTCCTTCTGGGGCAACTACAACGACCTTACCGAGGTTCTGGCTCTTGCCGGTCAGGGCCGGATCAAGCACACCGTCACGCCGGTCAAGCTCGACGACATCAACGACAGGCTCGACGCACTGGCCCGGGGCGACGTGATCGGCCGCCAGGTCGTCGTCTTCGACTGA
- a CDS encoding NADP-dependent succinic semialdehyde dehydrogenase codes for MAIATINPATGETVRTFDELGEAELQEKIALAHERWRTYRTTGFQERAAYMHAAADLFEKEADVVARLMTTEMGKTLAAARNEALKCAHGMRYYAEHAAEFLADEPLADPSQVGAERALGRYQPLGPVLAVMPWNFPMWQVMRFAAPALMAGNVGLLKHASNVPQCALYLEDVFRRAGFPEGCFQTLLISSKRVESILRDPRVVAATLTGSEPAGRSVAAICGDEVKHTVLELGGSDPFIVMPSADLDHAAATAVDARVQNNGQSCIAAKRFIVHTGIFDAFTEKFVARMRELKVGDPFEPSTDVGPVATEQGRADIEELVDDAVSAGATVLCGGQRPDGPGWFYPPTVITGITRDMRIYLEEVFGPVASLYRAADIDEALEIANATSFGLGSNAWTNDEAEQERFVTDLEAGQVFINGKTVSYPELPFGGTKRSGYGRELAAHGIREFCNLKTIWIGSGAASS; via the coding sequence ATGGCGATCGCCACGATCAACCCTGCGACCGGTGAGACGGTCAGGACATTCGACGAGCTGGGCGAGGCGGAGCTGCAGGAGAAGATCGCCCTCGCCCACGAGCGGTGGCGGACCTATCGCACCACCGGATTCCAGGAGCGGGCCGCGTACATGCACGCCGCCGCCGACCTGTTCGAGAAGGAGGCCGACGTCGTAGCACGGCTGATGACGACCGAGATGGGCAAGACGCTGGCCGCAGCCCGCAACGAGGCACTCAAATGCGCCCACGGCATGCGCTATTACGCCGAGCACGCGGCCGAGTTCCTGGCCGATGAGCCGCTGGCCGACCCGTCACAGGTCGGGGCCGAGCGCGCGCTGGGCCGCTATCAGCCGCTGGGCCCGGTGCTCGCCGTGATGCCGTGGAACTTCCCGATGTGGCAGGTGATGCGCTTCGCCGCCCCGGCGTTGATGGCAGGAAACGTCGGGCTGCTCAAGCACGCCTCCAACGTGCCGCAGTGCGCGCTGTACCTGGAGGACGTCTTCCGCCGCGCCGGATTCCCCGAAGGCTGCTTCCAGACGCTGCTGATCTCCTCCAAGCGAGTGGAGTCGATCCTGCGCGATCCGCGCGTGGTCGCCGCGACGCTCACCGGCAGCGAGCCGGCCGGCCGTTCCGTGGCCGCGATCTGCGGCGACGAGGTCAAACACACGGTGCTGGAGCTGGGCGGCAGCGACCCGTTCATCGTGATGCCCTCGGCGGACCTCGACCACGCCGCCGCCACCGCCGTGGACGCGCGCGTGCAGAACAACGGGCAGTCCTGCATCGCGGCCAAGCGATTCATCGTGCACACCGGCATCTTCGACGCCTTCACCGAGAAGTTCGTCGCCCGGATGCGCGAACTGAAGGTCGGGGATCCCTTCGAGCCGTCGACCGACGTCGGGCCGGTGGCCACCGAGCAGGGCCGGGCCGACATCGAGGAGCTGGTGGACGACGCCGTCTCCGCCGGGGCCACCGTACTGTGCGGCGGACAGCGGCCGGATGGGCCCGGCTGGTTCTACCCGCCGACGGTGATCACCGGCATCACCCGCGACATGCGCATCTACCTGGAGGAGGTGTTCGGCCCGGTCGCCTCGCTGTACCGGGCGGCCGACATCGACGAGGCCCTGGAGATCGCCAACGCCACCAGCTTCGGGCTGGGATCCAACGCCTGGACCAACGACGAGGCCGAACAGGAACGGTTCGTCACCGATCTGGAGGCCGGCCAGGTCTTCATCAACGGCAAGACGGTCTCCTACCCCGAGCTGCCGTTCGGCGGGACCAAACGCTCCGGGTACGGCCGCGAGCTCGCCGCGCACGGCATCCGGGAGTTCTGCAACCTCAAAACCATCTGGATCGGCAGCGGGGCAGCCTCGTCATGA
- a CDS encoding S1 family peptidase, producing the protein MRLATAFSLVVVTGLAAVPDTALAAPAIRLAAPAKLQAADVPGSVDYLTKKYGISVDEAIRRLELQQTAGALQEVLARDYADTYAGAWIDQENGGVLAVASTAAGALAPALSAIPDRDHIRVVAARHSLKELEAKAADVSARLGLKPAQAPVINARENRVELYHEAAAAARGSADRLAAAADPDVAVVDSPPMTNAACEITWCPTPMRGGVRLEFFDSKKRQLYKRCTNGFNVKDTNGWEYTLTAGHCLEGEEYFSKHTNAFVGHWDADTYFAGYPIDAALMPYVTIGSYEYVKYWAQKPRNMVISRNTTQFRITGWWQYKDILNGWVACATGQTSNNTACGEVVKKDGGIWMNICRKLGDSGGPLFSENDHKAYGILSQINNADTGICNEDSLSTYSPVSKILDSFSYGGLTYSLHTTD; encoded by the coding sequence TTGAGACTGGCCACGGCATTCAGCCTGGTCGTCGTCACCGGCCTTGCCGCCGTTCCTGATACGGCGCTGGCCGCTCCCGCCATCCGGCTGGCCGCCCCCGCGAAGCTACAGGCGGCGGACGTTCCCGGTTCCGTCGACTACCTGACGAAGAAATACGGCATCAGCGTCGACGAGGCGATACGCCGGCTGGAGCTGCAACAAACCGCAGGCGCTCTGCAGGAGGTGCTCGCCCGCGACTACGCCGACACCTATGCGGGCGCCTGGATCGACCAGGAGAACGGCGGTGTGCTGGCCGTCGCCAGCACCGCCGCCGGCGCGCTGGCCCCCGCGCTGAGCGCGATCCCGGACCGCGACCACATCCGCGTCGTGGCCGCTCGGCACTCTCTCAAGGAACTGGAGGCGAAGGCCGCCGACGTCAGTGCCCGCCTCGGGCTCAAGCCTGCGCAGGCACCGGTGATCAACGCGCGCGAGAACCGTGTCGAGCTGTATCACGAAGCAGCGGCCGCGGCACGCGGTTCGGCCGACCGGCTCGCCGCTGCCGCCGACCCGGACGTTGCCGTGGTCGATTCGCCGCCCATGACGAATGCGGCTTGTGAGATCACGTGGTGTCCCACTCCGATGCGCGGCGGCGTGCGGCTGGAGTTCTTCGACTCCAAAAAAAGACAGCTTTACAAGAGATGCACCAACGGTTTCAACGTGAAGGATACGAACGGGTGGGAGTACACGCTGACGGCGGGACACTGTCTCGAGGGTGAAGAATATTTCTCGAAGCACACAAACGCCTTCGTCGGCCACTGGGACGCCGACACCTACTTCGCCGGGTATCCGATCGATGCGGCGCTCATGCCGTACGTCACGATAGGTTCATACGAATACGTAAAGTATTGGGCGCAGAAGCCGAGAAACATGGTGATCTCAAGAAATACCACACAGTTCAGGATCACGGGATGGTGGCAGTACAAAGATATCCTGAACGGCTGGGTCGCGTGTGCGACCGGCCAGACGTCGAACAACACCGCCTGCGGCGAGGTCGTCAAGAAGGACGGCGGAATATGGATGAACATCTGCCGCAAGCTGGGGGACAGCGGCGGCCCGCTGTTCAGCGAGAACGACCACAAGGCGTACGGCATCCTCTCCCAGATCAATAATGCAGATACTGGTATCTGCAACGAAGATTCCCTGTCAACCTATTCGCCGGTCTCGAAAATCCTCGACTCCTTCAGCTACGGCGGTCTTACGTACAGCCTGCACACCACGGACTGA
- a CDS encoding MBL fold metallo-hydrolase: MVHSSRRTFLTQATAASALPLAVGLLGRGDARAAGALPDYAPIPEASKGPALNDKGYFVGRIDGDLYWVTDSSYQAMFLTTSQGVVLVDAPPTIGHNLLRAIEEVTRANGRPRKVTHLVYSHSHADHIGAASILGKDVIRIGHTETARFLRRDADPNRPAPTLTFDDHHVLRVGGESLELAHHGPNHSPDNIFVYAPKQETLMVVDVLYPGWVPFKNLAVSQNIPGWLRAHDIAMRYPWRTLVGGHLGRLGTRADGHLQQRYLADLQTSVRNTVAGLDPAPFFDKYGPAGNAWAIFDGYLNAVAQQAAAPVIADYLGTLAAADVFTKDNAFGLLESMRIDTGLLGPFGIHP, translated from the coding sequence ATGGTCCACTCGAGCAGGAGAACTTTCCTCACCCAAGCCACTGCCGCATCGGCGCTGCCCCTGGCCGTCGGCCTGCTCGGGCGCGGCGACGCGCGCGCAGCCGGCGCCCTCCCTGACTACGCGCCCATCCCCGAGGCGTCAAAGGGCCCAGCGCTCAACGACAAGGGCTACTTCGTCGGCCGGATCGACGGCGACCTGTACTGGGTCACCGACTCCTCCTACCAGGCCATGTTCCTGACCACGAGCCAGGGCGTCGTCCTCGTCGACGCGCCGCCCACCATCGGGCACAACCTGCTGCGCGCCATCGAGGAGGTCACCCGGGCCAACGGCCGCCCCCGGAAGGTGACCCACCTCGTCTACTCCCACTCGCACGCCGACCACATCGGAGCGGCCTCGATCCTCGGCAAGGACGTCATCCGCATCGGACATACCGAGACCGCGAGATTCCTGCGCCGGGACGCGGACCCGAACCGACCGGCGCCCACACTCACCTTCGACGACCACCACGTCCTGCGGGTCGGCGGCGAGAGTCTCGAACTGGCCCACCACGGCCCCAACCACTCACCCGACAACATCTTCGTCTACGCCCCCAAACAGGAGACCCTGATGGTGGTCGACGTGCTCTATCCCGGCTGGGTGCCGTTCAAGAACCTCGCCGTCTCCCAGAACATCCCAGGCTGGCTGCGGGCCCACGACATCGCCATGAGATATCCCTGGCGCACCCTCGTCGGCGGCCACCTCGGCCGCCTCGGCACCCGCGCCGACGGCCACCTGCAACAGCGATACCTGGCCGACCTGCAGACCAGCGTCCGCAACACGGTCGCCGGCCTCGACCCGGCGCCGTTCTTCGACAAGTACGGTCCGGCAGGCAACGCGTGGGCGATCTTCGACGGCTACCTGAACGCGGTCGCCCAGCAGGCCGCGGCCCCGGTCATCGCCGACTACCTCGGCACGCTGGCCGCCGCCGACGTGTTCACCAAGGACAACGCCTTCGGCCTGCTGGAGTCCATGCGAATCGACACCGGCCTGCTCGGCCCCTTCGGCATCCATCCCTGA
- a CDS encoding alpha/beta fold hydrolase — MSAHASPQTSRPSRPAIPILLAVLAILLTALSTPAAASTAAKPTVVLVHGAFADASSWNKVAARLQGAGYPVIAPANPLRDLAGDSAYLSSIVSTIDGPVVLVGHSYGGAVISNAATGHPNVKALVFIAAFAPEEAESALDLTGKFPGSQLPTSLITRQYPLPGGGTGTDAYIDPAAFRAAFAADLPARDTALMAATQRPAALAALGSPSGPPAWKTIPSWYLVAGADQAIPPAAQRFMAGRADAHTSEVRDASHVIMISRPDATTAVITAAARATR, encoded by the coding sequence ATGTCCGCGCACGCGTCCCCACAGACCTCTCGGCCCTCCCGGCCGGCAATCCCGATCCTGCTGGCCGTCCTGGCCATCCTGCTCACGGCTCTCTCCACGCCGGCCGCCGCCTCCACCGCGGCGAAACCCACGGTGGTGCTGGTCCACGGTGCGTTCGCCGATGCCTCGAGCTGGAACAAGGTCGCCGCCCGGCTCCAAGGGGCCGGCTATCCGGTGATCGCCCCCGCCAACCCCCTGCGCGACCTGGCAGGCGATTCGGCCTACCTGTCGAGCATCGTCTCCACCATCGACGGACCGGTCGTCCTGGTCGGCCACTCCTACGGCGGAGCGGTCATCTCCAACGCCGCCACCGGCCACCCCAACGTCAAGGCGCTGGTCTTCATCGCCGCATTCGCCCCCGAGGAGGCCGAGTCGGCGCTCGACCTGACCGGCAAGTTCCCCGGCAGCCAGTTGCCCACCAGCCTGATCACCCGCCAGTACCCGCTGCCCGGCGGCGGCACCGGCACCGACGCCTACATCGACCCCGCCGCATTCCGCGCCGCCTTCGCCGCCGATCTGCCCGCCCGCGACACCGCGCTGATGGCCGCCACCCAGCGTCCGGCCGCCCTGGCCGCGCTCGGCTCCCCGAGCGGGCCGCCCGCCTGGAAGACCATCCCCTCCTGGTACCTGGTCGCCGGCGCCGACCAGGCCATCCCACCGGCGGCCCAGCGGTTCATGGCCGGACGGGCCGACGCGCACACCAGCGAAGTCAGAGACGCCTCACACGTGATCATGATCTCCCGGCCTGACGCCACCACCGCTGTCATCACAGCGGCGGCCCGCGCCACCCGCTGA
- a CDS encoding cupin domain-containing protein, with product MNEVSVMEFTDSKGQAPPLHVHEAEDEIWIVLDGEITFFVGDDRRDLHAGAVAYGPRGVPHSYLDRSPEARMVVAFGPAGIEKWFAANGSPISGVNDVPCPVRRASPPQRLA from the coding sequence ATGAACGAGGTGAGCGTGATGGAGTTCACCGACTCCAAGGGCCAGGCGCCGCCCCTGCACGTTCACGAGGCAGAGGACGAGATCTGGATCGTGCTCGACGGTGAGATCACCTTCTTCGTCGGGGACGACCGCCGCGACCTGCACGCCGGTGCCGTCGCGTACGGCCCCCGCGGTGTCCCGCACAGCTACCTGGACCGCTCACCGGAGGCCCGCATGGTGGTCGCGTTCGGTCCCGCCGGCATCGAGAAGTGGTTCGCCGCCAACGGCTCGCCCATCTCCGGCGTGAACGACGTGCCCTGCCCTGTCCGACGGGCCTCCCCGCCTCAGCGCCTCGCTTGA
- a CDS encoding alpha/beta fold hydrolase — translation MKPLSIAVIGMLACLVPAASAQATPVPIAAIASKTPSKTGDEPRVPAGFSEQRVQVGDVAINYVRGGQGPTLVLLHGYPQTWYTWREVLPELAKHYTVIAPDLRGAGKSDAPAGGYDKKTLAADLHGLLTTLGLERDIRLVGHDIGTMVAYAYAAAHPGDVTKLVLSEAPIPDKTLYTFPSLTAKGPGFWNFGYFSLTNGLPERMVNGREEQWVERFVDSLEVKKNGVSDRQVSEYAGHLRDDAHLRASFEWFRAFPKDIADNRAYGRKKLTMPVLAIGARGSLGDSVPTQVRRYARHVTGIVIEDSGHWIFEEQPEQLTRTLLRFLEKN, via the coding sequence ATGAAACCCCTCTCGATCGCGGTGATCGGCATGCTCGCCTGCCTCGTCCCTGCCGCCTCCGCCCAGGCCACACCGGTGCCCATCGCGGCCATCGCCTCCAAGACGCCTTCGAAGACCGGCGACGAGCCGCGCGTTCCGGCGGGCTTCAGCGAGCAGCGAGTCCAGGTCGGCGACGTCGCGATCAACTATGTGCGCGGTGGGCAGGGGCCGACGCTGGTGCTGCTGCACGGATATCCGCAGACCTGGTACACCTGGCGCGAAGTCCTGCCCGAACTCGCCAAGCACTACACGGTCATCGCTCCGGATCTACGCGGAGCGGGCAAGAGCGACGCGCCCGCCGGTGGCTACGACAAGAAGACCCTCGCCGCTGACCTGCACGGATTGCTGACCACGCTCGGCCTCGAACGGGACATCAGGCTCGTGGGGCACGACATCGGCACGATGGTCGCCTACGCCTACGCCGCCGCCCACCCCGGCGACGTCACCAAGCTGGTCCTCAGCGAGGCGCCCATCCCCGACAAGACCCTCTACACCTTCCCCTCCCTCACCGCGAAGGGACCGGGCTTCTGGAACTTCGGCTACTTCAGCCTCACCAACGGCCTGCCCGAGCGCATGGTGAACGGCAGGGAAGAGCAGTGGGTGGAACGCTTCGTCGACTCCCTCGAAGTCAAGAAGAACGGCGTCAGCGACAGACAGGTCAGCGAGTACGCCGGCCACCTGCGCGATGACGCCCACCTGCGCGCGAGTTTCGAATGGTTCCGCGCCTTCCCCAAGGACATCGCCGACAACAGGGCGTACGGCAGGAAGAAGCTCACCATGCCCGTGCTCGCCATCGGCGCCCGCGGCAGCCTCGGTGACTCCGTCCCCACCCAGGTCCGCCGGTACGCCAGACATGTGACCGGGATCGTCATCGAGGACTCGGGTCACTGGATCTTCGAGGAACAGCCCGAACAGCTCACCCGCACACTCCTGCGCTTCCTCGAGAAGAACTGA
- a CDS encoding ATP-binding protein — translation MSDLHQITAKERSITASSFAEVLRRHRHAARLTLEQLAEVSGVSDRTLSDMERGRSKGPQHRTVTALADALHLADADRKQLVELAREGRLRDRWARPTGLCELPRSVDDFTGRAAGLAWISELLRAGDAPGAAGVGLITGSAGLGKTTLTVRAAHALRPDFPGGVFFLDLFGMSPQPLPVDEALGTLLRALGGADPQIPGDVAGRASLYRSLLRDRRVLIVLDNAASEEQVRPLLPAGGAGKALVTSRRLLAGLEGVRRLGLGPLPPPEATELLTGILKDRGASDEGSAVRQLAQLCGGLPLALRIAGNRLVSRPGWNAADLAARLTNEERRLDQLSAGDLKIATAFGLSYEQLADATRRLFRRLALVPGRDLDAALAAVVGGTSIEEAWDALDELVDLGLLQDNTSGRYRFHDLVRLFARDRLRQEESAAERDAFTAAMTSWLLRTATTAGRWFDPGYGDPGRAGPDAAALSSLEEADHWLRVNADNWLGALRHGASIGRFAAVLDCAESMDWFSDRWMHAPHWYEVFTLGAEAAAALGDQARQAAQLNMLAWVHLLPRDDPETTLRYTAQATDLATRSGATIQVALAQHHAGGALRRLGRLDEAIAAETRAAEIYKANGDIDRYCHSLGALGTCLRDAGHYAEALEQYLGLLALLNDDRSGTTPSVAALIRPIALARVGECLALLGHRAEAISKLTEAISLMEQGRLAFPQARSLETLAALLAEEDRTGESHHAYARAAEVYQAIGDAEASSRCRDLATAAP, via the coding sequence TTGAGCGATCTCCACCAGATCACGGCGAAGGAGCGCTCGATCACCGCATCCAGCTTCGCGGAAGTGCTGCGTCGCCATCGGCACGCGGCACGTCTGACGCTGGAGCAGCTCGCCGAGGTCTCGGGGGTCAGCGACCGGACGCTGTCGGACATGGAACGCGGACGCAGCAAGGGTCCCCAGCATCGGACCGTAACCGCGCTGGCCGACGCCCTCCACCTGGCCGACGCCGACCGCAAGCAGCTCGTCGAGCTGGCGCGCGAGGGCCGCCTGCGCGATCGCTGGGCCCGCCCGACCGGGCTGTGCGAGCTGCCGCGCTCCGTCGACGACTTCACCGGCCGAGCCGCGGGACTGGCCTGGATCAGCGAGCTCCTACGCGCCGGGGACGCGCCGGGCGCCGCGGGCGTGGGGCTCATCACCGGTTCTGCCGGGCTGGGCAAGACCACGTTGACCGTCCGCGCCGCCCATGCCCTGCGGCCGGACTTCCCCGGCGGGGTGTTCTTCCTCGACCTGTTCGGCATGTCTCCGCAGCCCCTGCCCGTCGACGAGGCCCTGGGCACGCTGCTTCGCGCACTCGGCGGCGCGGATCCGCAGATCCCGGGCGACGTCGCCGGGCGCGCGTCCTTGTACCGGTCCCTGCTGCGTGACCGGCGCGTGCTGATCGTGCTCGACAATGCCGCCTCCGAGGAGCAGGTCCGGCCGCTGCTGCCGGCCGGCGGCGCGGGAAAGGCCCTGGTGACCAGCCGCCGCCTGCTGGCCGGTCTGGAAGGGGTGCGCAGACTCGGCCTCGGGCCCCTGCCGCCGCCGGAGGCCACCGAGCTGCTGACCGGGATCCTGAAAGACCGCGGCGCCTCGGACGAGGGATCGGCCGTCCGGCAGCTCGCGCAGCTGTGCGGCGGTCTGCCGCTCGCGCTCCGGATCGCCGGAAATCGGCTGGTCAGCCGGCCCGGCTGGAACGCCGCCGACCTCGCCGCCCGGCTGACGAACGAGGAGCGCCGCCTGGACCAGCTCAGCGCAGGCGATCTCAAGATCGCCACCGCGTTCGGGCTGTCCTACGAGCAGCTGGCCGACGCGACGCGACGGCTCTTCCGCCGGCTCGCCCTGGTGCCGGGCCGCGACCTCGACGCCGCTCTGGCCGCCGTGGTGGGCGGCACGTCGATCGAGGAGGCATGGGACGCCCTCGACGAACTCGTCGACCTCGGTCTGCTGCAGGACAACACGTCGGGACGCTACCGCTTCCACGACCTGGTCCGGCTGTTCGCCCGCGACCGGCTCCGGCAGGAGGAATCCGCGGCCGAGCGCGACGCGTTCACCGCGGCGATGACGTCGTGGCTGCTGCGGACGGCCACGACCGCCGGGCGGTGGTTCGATCCCGGGTACGGAGATCCCGGCCGGGCCGGCCCCGATGCCGCCGCGTTGTCCTCCTTGGAGGAGGCCGACCACTGGCTGCGCGTGAACGCGGACAACTGGCTGGGCGCGTTACGTCACGGGGCGAGCATCGGCCGGTTCGCCGCCGTCCTCGACTGCGCCGAGTCGATGGACTGGTTCTCCGACCGGTGGATGCACGCGCCGCACTGGTACGAGGTCTTCACCCTCGGCGCCGAGGCCGCCGCCGCCCTGGGCGATCAGGCCCGGCAGGCCGCGCAGCTGAACATGCTGGCCTGGGTCCATCTGCTGCCGCGAGACGACCCGGAGACCACGCTGCGGTACACGGCCCAGGCGACGGACCTGGCCACCCGCAGTGGTGCCACGATCCAGGTCGCCCTGGCCCAGCACCATGCGGGGGGCGCGCTTCGACGGCTCGGACGGCTCGACGAGGCCATCGCGGCGGAAACCCGGGCGGCGGAGATCTACAAGGCCAACGGCGACATCGATCGGTACTGCCACTCTCTCGGCGCCCTCGGCACCTGCCTTCGCGATGCCGGACACTACGCCGAGGCACTGGAGCAGTACCTCGGCCTGCTGGCCCTGCTGAACGACGACCGCTCGGGGACGACCCCGAGCGTCGCGGCGCTCATCCGGCCGATCGCGCTGGCCCGCGTCGGCGAATGTCTGGCACTGCTCGGCCATCGGGCCGAGGCGATCAGCAAGCTCACCGAGGCGATCAGCCTCATGGAGCAGGGCCGGTTGGCCTTCCCGCAGGCCCGCTCTCTGGAGACGCTGGCGGCCCTGCTGGCCGAGGAGGACCGGACCGGCGAGAGCCACCACGCCTACGCGCGGGCGGCCGAGGTGTACCAGGCCATCGGCGACGCCGAGGCGAGCAGCCGCTGCCGCGACCTGGCGACCGCCGCCCCCTGA
- a CDS encoding alpha/beta fold hydrolase, which translates to MATIGNIVLVHGGFVDGSGWQGVHQELTRVGLRVHIVQNPTLSLEDDVAVTRRVLDGLDGPAVLVGHSYGGVVISEAGTHPNVTSLVYIAAFAPDQGESANTLTTAPPPVLPPREGFLFLDRARFAASYAADLPGHVAAFMADSQVPCGVDALGGSVTEPAWRHKPSWYLVATEDRMIPPQAQRMMAERAGAKVVEVIGSHAVHISQPAAVADLIREAAA; encoded by the coding sequence ATGGCCACCATCGGGAACATCGTGCTCGTACACGGTGGTTTCGTGGACGGATCCGGCTGGCAGGGCGTCCACCAGGAGCTGACCAGGGTCGGGCTCCGCGTCCACATCGTGCAGAACCCGACGCTGTCGCTGGAGGATGACGTCGCGGTGACCCGCCGGGTCCTGGACGGCCTCGACGGGCCGGCCGTCCTGGTCGGCCACTCCTACGGCGGGGTCGTCATCAGCGAGGCCGGCACCCACCCCAACGTCACGTCGCTGGTGTATATCGCCGCGTTCGCCCCTGACCAGGGCGAATCGGCCAACACCCTCACCACCGCCCCGCCGCCCGTCCTCCCTCCCCGGGAGGGCTTCCTCTTCCTCGACCGCGCCAGGTTCGCCGCCTCGTACGCCGCCGACCTGCCCGGCCACGTCGCCGCGTTCATGGCCGACTCCCAGGTCCCGTGCGGCGTGGACGCCCTCGGGGGGTCGGTCACCGAGCCGGCCTGGCGGCACAAGCCCAGCTGGTACCTCGTCGCGACCGAGGACCGGATGATCCCGCCGCAGGCTCAGCGCATGATGGCCGAGCGCGCCGGGGCGAAGGTCGTCGAGGTCATCGGCAGCCACGCCGTCCACATCTCCCAGCCCGCCGCGGTCGCCGACCTCATCCGCGAGGCCGCCGCCTGA